DNA from Acetobacter aceti NBRC 14818:
TGCCACTGAGTGAAGCGGCTGGGTCATTCACAACATTGACGATTGGTGATGGTCTTGTTGCACAGATTCCTGCTTTACTGGTTTCCACAGCCGCAGGTATTGTCGTTACAAAAGGGGGGACTGAAGGCGCGGCTGACGCAACATTGCTGAAACAGCTGGCTGGTGGTTCCAAACCCTTGGCGCTTGCGGCAGGTATTTCTGGAATCATGGCCATTATGCCAGGTTTGCCGGCTCTTCCGTTTTTGGGAATTGCTGCGATTTGTGGTGGGGTTGCCTGGTCTCGTCATACTCATCCGATCGAAGACAAAGACGAAGAAGAGGCTGCAACACATGTTGTGCCTCATAATGCAGAGCCACCTATTACGGATTCCCTTCGCATTGATATGATCAGACTTGAACTTGGTTTCAGCCTTCTCAGTCTTGCCAGTGGTGAAAACCCACAACTGACAGAACAGATAAAAATATTGCGGCGTACTATAGCCAGTGAGATGGGTTTTATTCTTCCTCCTGTCCGTATTCAGGATAATTTACAGCTTCCTGGTGATCAATATGTCATTAAGATCAAGGAAATAGAAGTAGGTTCGGGTGAGGTCCGTCCCAACAGACTGCTAGTGATGAATCCTGCAGGCGGCTTGCCAGCACTTCAGGGCGAGGTGACCAAAGAGCCCGCATTTGGCTTGCAGGCAATGTGGGTTGATATTGGTCTCAGAGAAGAAGCCACATTTGCAAATTATACTGTTGTCGATCCAGCCAGTGTGATCGTGACGCATCTGAGCGAACTGGTGAGAGAAAATCTTTCTGATCTTCTGACCTATGCAGAGACACAAAAGCTTCTGGATGAGTTGCCGCGTGATCAGCAAAAGCTTGTTTCGGATATGATCCCATCCCAGATTTCTTTGGGAGCAGTTCAGCGTGTCTTGCAGGCACTTTTGTCTGAGCGTGTTTCGATCAGAGATTTGCCGACAATTCTGGAAGGGATTCAGGAAGCGTGCGGGCAGGGGCTTCGTGCTGTGCCGCAGATCGTTGCTCACGTGCGTATCAGACTGGCTCGTCAAATTAGTGCATCTGTAATGGGACCCAATGGCTATATTCCCATCGTAACCTTAAGCCCGGTATGGGAAGGGGTGTTTCTGGATAGCATGGTGGGGCCGCCTGACGATCGTCAGTTGGCGATGGCGCCTAGCAAACTGAATGAATTCATTGGAAAATTACGCGCTGTATTCGACCATCTGGCTAGTGTAAATGAAACTCCGGTTGTCGTCGTAAATGGCGGGATCCGTGATGCTGTGCATGCTATAATGGAGCGCTTGAAACCATCTGTTCCCGTTATGGCACAGGCTGAAATTGCACCGCGGGCAAGAATCAGGACTGTTTCCACAATACAATAATATTTATTTGGTGTTTTTATGGAAAATGAGATTTTTATCGGAATAAATATGAAAGATGCTGTCCGTAAAGCACGGGCGAACTTGGGTGAAACGGCTTTGATTGTTTCCGAGCGTATTGTGGATAATGGAGTAGAGGTCGTTGCAAGGAAGGATTCTTTGGAAAATGCTTCCATAGAGGATGGTGTCCAGGAAGTTTCTGAGGCTTCGAACGATTCTGAAAAATCTAATTATTCAGAAGATATTCAAAAAATATCCAGAATTTCAGATGTTTTGAGATGGCATAGAGTGCCTGATGCTTTGATTGATGTATTTTCGTCAGTCAATTTCGAGGCAATGATTGCCAGAAATATCCAGTTTGGTTCTTTTTCGTTTTCACAGGCCAAGAGACCCTTGGCGCTGGTTGGAACGGCTGGGGCAGGCAAAAGTCTTTCAGTCGCTAAACTGTCTTCGCGCCTTGTTCTGGCGGGAAATCCTCCACTCGTTATCACGACGGACAGAGAAAGAGCTGGTGGAATTGATCAGTTGGCTACCCATACACGTCGATTGGGGCTGCCTCTTATTGTTGCCAATGACAAAAAGACGCTTCAGCAGGCTATGGCTCAGAGAAGAAACAATCAGCCTGTGTTGATTGATACGGCTCCTGTCGACCCTTATAATGAAAACGCTTTAGCCATATTGATGGAACTTGAACTGGTCACGCGATCGGAGTTGTGTGTGGTTGTGCCCGCCGGGTATGATTCCGAGGAAACGGCAGATGTGGCTGAGTTGTTCTGGAATGCGGGTGCCCGGATGATGATTGCGTCAAGGCTGGATCAGGTGCGCCGACTGGGCAACATCATTACAGCCGCTGCCTGTGGTCTGGTAATGACCGAATATGGTGTTTCCGATAATTGCCATGCCGGTCTTGAGAAAATGACAGCAAGAAAGCTTGCTGCATTACTCATCGAAAAAGCGGAAGATTATGAGAAAAACAGATAGGGTCTGATCAGTTTTTGTCTATCTGACATAAAAAACCTCACAGACAGATCGGTCTGTGAGGTGAGGCACTCTCTGGTTTGTCCGGCTTAATTTACCGGTCCGTTGGGTTCGATCCAGCCGATATTTCCATCGTCACGCCGATAAATGATGTTGATTTGCCGACTGACGCTGTTACGGAAAACCAGAAGGTTACGGTCAGCCAGATCCAGTCGCATGACAGCTTCGCTGACACTCAGGAAAGCGATCTCTGTCGGTTGTTCAGCGATAATCGTTGCGTAAGGTCCTTCCGACGGCGTGTTTTCCAGAGTGTTCCTGGAAGGTTCCTGCGGGTCTGTGGGTTGGAGAATGTAACTCCGACCGATTTCTGGCCGTTGAATGCGTGCGGACGCTCTGGAATGGGTCTGCACTCTTCTTCGGTAACGTCTCAGGCGTCTTGCAATATGTTCCGCAGCATCATCGAACGCTCCGTGAGCGTCAGAAGCCTCACCTTCGCCTCTCAAGGTCAGTCCGCGGCCAGCATGGACATTGATGTCGCATGTGAAAAATGAGCGTGCTTTACTGAAGGTGACGTTGGCTTCGAGTGCCTGCTCGAAATATCGATCAGCGATATTGCCGAGATGCATGGTAACCCGATGTTTTAGTGCGTCTGAAAGGTCAATCTGTTTACCTGAAACGTGGATATGCATTCTGCCAGGCTCCTTTTTATTGAGGAAACCGGTCGCCCCAGCATTGATGGTGCCGTACTGCGCCATCAGGCGGAGGCGGCTTTCTCCCGTTTGCGCTGCACTGAATTTCCGATATGCAACGCGTCCCGATATTTGGCCACGGTTCGGCGAGCAATGTCTATGCCTTCCTTGCGAAGATTTTGCACAATCTCCTCATCCGAAAGAATATGTGTGCCCGTTTCCTGTGAAATCATTTTTTGAATTTTATATCGTACAGCTTCAGCACTATGTTCTTTTGAAATGTGAAGACTACTTATCTTCCGTGTGAAAAAATATTTGAGTTCGAAGAGCCCCTGAGGAGTCGCAATATATTTCCCTGTTGTAATGCGGCTGATGGTGCTTTCATGCAGGCCGGTTTCAGTTGCGACTGTTTTCATTGTGAGCGGCCGCATAAATGAAGCGCCGGAAGACAAAAAATCGCTCTGATGTTTAATTATTTCTAAAGAAACGCGCAGAAGCGTTTTTGTTCTCTGTTCAATAGAGCGCACTAGCCAGGACGCATGATGGGCCTGATTCTGGATGAATGGTCTGTCTGAGGTAGGACTGGATTTTCTTGTCTTCTCAAGAAGCGCCTGATCCAGATACAGACGGGGAAGTGTGTCTTCATTGATCCGCACACTCCACTGTCCGTCAGGGGCCTGTTGCACGAAAACATCAGCGATCCGACTGCTGGTATTGGCTGCGAGCGCCTCAAAACCGGGCTTGGGGTCAAGATGGTGCAGTTCCGAAATCATCTCGGCAAAATCGGCTTCATCGACACCGCATAATTGCTGAAGACTCCGGTAGTCTTTGCAAGCAACCTTATCGAGGTGATCGAGCAGAATACTCATGGCTGGATCGAGCCGGTTTCTGGAACGCAGTTGTGCGGCCAGACATTCCCTCAGTGAACAGGCAAACAGGCCCACTGGTTCAAACAGCATCATGCTCTGGCGGACGTTTTCGACTGTAGCGGCCGATACCCCAATCTCTTCAGCAATCGTCCCAAGCGAGCAATCCAGTCGCCCGGCTGCATCAAGATGCTCAATGAGCGCACAACCGATAACGCGTTGCTGTTCGGTGAAAAGGGGGGTCAGGCGAAGCTGTTCATCCAGTCGTTCAGAGAGGGTGGGCATGTGTGCGGCAATATCCTGATCGCCATCGCCGTATCGTTGACGCCAGTCCTGAGGAGAACCCTCTTCCGAGTAGGTATCGTCGAACCCGCCAGACGCCGCTTCCTCCGCGAAACTTATATCAAGAGAGGTTTCTTCCGGAGCTGCTGCTTCGTTGGAAGACAGGCTGACTGAATCTGTGGGCGTAACCGGCGTTTCTGTTTCCTCCCGAACGAGGAAAGGATTGCGTTCGAGTTCTTCCTCGACCAAGGCCTCCATTTCTGCACTGGTCATCTGGAGAAGCCGGATAGCCAGACGCAACTGCGGCGTCATGGCAAGATTGTGTGTCTGTCGGAGATGAAGCCCGGGTAGTGTCACCATACGGTGAGACTAGAGGGAAAAGCTTTCTCCAAGGTACACGCGGCGGACGTCTTCGTGCGCCACGATCTCTTCCGGAACGCCCTGCATCAGCACCTGACCGCCATGCATGATGTAGGCGCGGTCGATGACTTCCAGCGTCTCGCGCACGTTATGGTCCGTAATCAGCACGCCGATGCCGCGATCCTTCAGATGCGACACCAGATCACGGATTTCCCCGACGGCGATGGGATCAATACCGGCAAGCGGCTCATCCAGAAGGATATAGTGCGGCTGGCTGGCTAGCGCGCGGGCAATTTCCAGACGACGACGCTCACCGCCAGACAGAGCCAGAGAGGGGGAGCGGCGAAGATGGGAAATGCCGAACTCGCCGAGAAGACCGTCCAGCATGGCGTCACGTTTGTCAGGGTCGGGTTCGACCACTTCAAGCGCCGCCATGATGTTCTGCTCGACGTTCAGGCCGCGGAAAATACTGGCTTCCTGCGGCAGGTAGCCGATTCCCAGACGGGCGCGCCGATACATGGGCAGACGCGTAATATCCGCGCCGTCGAGCGTGATGTTGCCCGTGTCAGGCTGCACCAGCCCGACGATCATGTAGAAGCTGGTCGTCTTGCCCGCGCCGTTCGGACCGAGGAGACCGACGGCCTCGCCGCGATGAACCTCGATCGAGACGTTACGCACGACTTCGCGTTTTTTATAGGACTTGCCGATTCCGTCCGCGAAAAGACCGTGCTTGCGGTCACGCAGGACAGGTCCGCCTGAGCCGATATCAACAGAGGCCGGCACGAAATCCAGCATGAAATCTTCAGAGTTCATCTCAGTGTCCACCGTTGCTGTTGCCGTCACCATTGGGAACGACGAGACCACTGACACGGGCTCCCGGCTGTTCGGTCATGGTTGCGACACCAGTGTGCATGTTGATGACGGCGGCAGATCCCTGAAGCTGGTTCTGGCCACGGGTGATATGGACGTTGCCAACGATCCGGGCGATTCCGGTATCCGGCACATAGACGCCGCGGTCGCCTGTGATGGTTTCGGTCTGCGTGCGGACCCACACATGACCGAATGCGTTAACTTTCTCCAGCTTGCCAGATCCGTTGGCGAGCGGATCACCGCTTGCTTTCTTCGAATCAGCCGGTTGGGCCGGTGCGTCTGAAGGCGGTGCGCTGTAGCCAACCAGCACGTCCGCCTTGATCTGCTTGCCTTCATTGGTGGTGACCGTCGCATTTCCACGCCCGATGGAGATGCGTGTCTGCGAGTAATATTCCATCGTGTCGCGGGCTGTCAGGAGATCCTGCGGTGTGGTCAGTTTCAGCGCGTGACCCGTCATGACCAGTGTGGCCTGATCGATGTCGTAGATCGCCTTGTCACCCCATGCCTGATCGGTCTGGGTGAAAATATGTACGTTGCCGATCGCTTCCAGACGATAGATCTCGTTCGATCCTGAAGAGTCTGGTCCACCGGAAGGTGCGTCTGCCGGTTTGGCAGGAGCGGGACTGTCTTCAGCTCCGCCGGGATTGACCGCTGTCGGGTGGTCGGCTTCAGGTGGCGTTGCAGGCGTTGCAGGCGTTGCAGGCGTTGCAGGCGTTGCAGGCGTTGCAGGCGTTGCAGGCGTTGCAGCAGGTGCTCCCGGTGTGGCGGCAGGCGCTGCGCCCGGTGCCTGCGCATCCGGTGAGGCTGCTTTCTTGCGGTAATAGGCGATCAGCTTGTCAGCCGTGACAGTGACGTCGCCCCTGACCGCCTGCGCCTGATTATACGCCGTCACCTTCTGTGCATTCTGATCCCAGTCAAAACCACCTACAGCCGTCACTGTAATCTGTCCGCCATGAGACAGATCGATGGCCTGAGCAAAGGCCGGAGCTGTTCCGAGTATGGTGAGGCTCGTACCGGAGACGGCGAGAGCGCCAGTCAAGGCAAGGCTCCGCCACAACTGCTTGGTGAACAACAGGGAAGAGGTGCGAAGCGATACCATTCAGCTGGCCTTGTCGTGCGGTCCGTTACGATCGTCATTCAGGATGAATCGCCCGGGACCGCGGAACTGGGCAATACCTTCATGTTGCGACAGCCAATACCCTTTAGCGTCAAGGACTCCAAACGGACCCTCTGCATGAACCCAGGAATCAGAGGCGATCACGCCGTCATGCATCGACACATCGGCAATTGGCCCGCGCATCATCAGGCCATCGTCCCTGTAGAGAGTGACTTCGTCCTTCAGGTCGAGCAACTGCTCATGCTGCATGTAAACGCCCTGTTCGGACTGAAGGTAGAGCCATTCTCCGCCCTGCGACAGCGTATCGGCAGCCGGATTGATCAGATCGATCCGGTCTTCGTTGATCTGGTGCGCCGTTTTCGCCGTGATCATGTAGGGGCGTCCGTGCACGTCCACACTGCGGTAGACAGCCCCTTCCAGATTGCCGCTTTCGATCTTGAGGCGCGTAACTTCCGTCAGTGCCGCACGGTTGGCGTTCATCAGACGGTCGATTTCAGGCCAGATGGCGATGGAGCCCAGCAGAAGCAGCGCCAGTGACGGCAGCAGCCACTTCGCCCATTTGAGCGTGGCCTGCCGGCGGGCAAGTTCCTTCTGTCCGGGAGCCTTGCGGGCAGTGACGATCGCCGCTTCGATAACTTCACGCTGGCGTTTTACGGACGTCGCCGAGCGTTTGAAATCCTGCCTCTCTACCCGCGCACCGGTTCCGGTCTCCTTGGGCTGCGTCGGGTCATGCGGCGTCTGATCGTCTGGCATCAGGCGACTCCGGCGCGCAGAAGGTCGTGAATATGCAGCACGCCAGTCGGATGCTGCTCATCATCAAGCACGAAGAGAGACGTGATCGGCTTGGGGCGGTCATTCATGATGCGGAGTGCTTCGACGCCGAGCATGTCAGCCGAGACGGTCAGTGGAGAGGGATTCATTACCTCCGAGGCCGGAGTGGTGGCGAGATCCCGGTCCAGAGCCCCACGCAGATCACCGTCCGTGATAATGCCGACGAGCTTGTTGTGCGCATCAATGATGCCGACGCAGCCCAACGCCTTGCGGGTCATCTCGACAATAACGTCCCGCAGGACGGTATCGGGCGATACAAGCGGCAGAGCCTCGCCTGTTCGCATCAGGTTGTTCACACTCCGCAGACGCGCACCGAGACTGCCGCCCGGATGGAAGACGCCGAAGTCACCGGCGGTAAAGCCACGCCTCTCCATCAGCGCGACGGCCAGAGCGTCACCAAGGGCAAGTTGAAGCAGGCTGCTCGTCGTCGGAGCCAGACCCATCGGGCAGGCTTCCGGAACGGAAGGCAGCAGCAGGACGAGATCGGCGGCGCGTGCAAGCGTCGAAGCCGGGCGCGCCGTCATGGCGATCAGCGGCAGACCGAAGCGACGACTGTGTTCGACAATATCCGCAAGCTCGGCAGTCTCGCCGGAGTTCGAGAGGGCCAGCACCGCATCACCAAGCGCCACCATGCCGAGATCACCGTGTGACGCCTCAACGGGATGCACGAAGATGGCTGGCGTGCCGGTCGAGCTGAGTGTGGCCTGTATCTTGCGACCGATATGGCCGGACTTGCCAATGCCGGTCACGACGACACGACCTTCGAGCTCTGCGATCTGGTCGACGGCCTGACAGAATGCCGCGCCCAGTCCATCTCCGACATCCATTGCACGGGCAAGTGCTGCCAGACCGTCCGTCTCGATGGCCAGCGTGCGTCGGGCCGCACCCAGCGGGTCACGGTCTGATGGAGAAGCGATCATACTGTCGAGGACGGCGGATGATCCGGAAGAGAGGGGATGGCTCATGCCGTTTCTATCGTCCGTGATGGCGCGATGGTCAATCATAACCACCTGATCCACACCTAAAATCCGGGCAATAAAGTCAGGCGCGATGGGAGAAAATGTCGGGTTCGTCGTAACCGAGAAGGTCAAGACGGGCGCGGGCAGGCAGAAAGTCGAAGCAGGCCTGAGCGAGATCACGACGATTTTCCCTGACCAGCAGGGCTTCCAGCTTTCCCCAGAGAGCATGCAGATGCAGCACATCGGATGCGGCGTATGCCAGTTGCTCCGGTGTCAGGTCCGGTGCACCCCAGTCCGAGCTCTGCTGGTGCTTGCTCATCTCGACGCCGAGCATTTCCCGACACAGTGCGGCCAGTCCATGCCGATCCGTGAAGGTGCGGACGAGACGGGCGGCGATCTTGGTGCAGATGACCGGTGCGACGGTGATTCCGAGCGTATGCTGGAGGATCGCCACGTCAAACCGTGCGAAATGCATCAGCTTGGTGACGGCAGGATCGGAGAGAAGACGCTTCAGATTGGGGCAATCCGCTGGTGGGCCTCCCGGTTCGGTCGGCACGATCTGC
Protein-coding regions in this window:
- the flhA gene encoding flagellar biosynthesis protein FlhA; its protein translation is MSESTKTSLKNLFDYQILLRNIKSFSVKDLKNGGWRHFVPGSDVGLALGVAALLSVLIIPLPTMFLDVGLAISITVSVLILMVALFLQRPLDFTSFPTLLLLTTLLRLALEVATTRLILGHGNEGVYAAGHVVAAFGGFLMGGDVVIGGILFSILLVVNFMVITKGSGRIAEVAARFSLDAMPGKQMAIDAELASGAISDKVARKRRKELEEESGFYGSMDGAAKFVRGDAIASLIITAINIIGGLTIGVVRHGMPLSEAAGSFTTLTIGDGLVAQIPALLVSTAAGIVVTKGGTEGAADATLLKQLAGGSKPLALAAGISGIMAIMPGLPALPFLGIAAICGGVAWSRHTHPIEDKDEEEAATHVVPHNAEPPITDSLRIDMIRLELGFSLLSLASGENPQLTEQIKILRRTIASEMGFILPPVRIQDNLQLPGDQYVIKIKEIEVGSGEVRPNRLLVMNPAGGLPALQGEVTKEPAFGLQAMWVDIGLREEATFANYTVVDPASVIVTHLSELVRENLSDLLTYAETQKLLDELPRDQQKLVSDMIPSQISLGAVQRVLQALLSERVSIRDLPTILEGIQEACGQGLRAVPQIVAHVRIRLARQISASVMGPNGYIPIVTLSPVWEGVFLDSMVGPPDDRQLAMAPSKLNEFIGKLRAVFDHLASVNETPVVVVNGGIRDAVHAIMERLKPSVPVMAQAEIAPRARIRTVSTIQ
- a CDS encoding flagellar biosynthesis protein FlhF, with product MENEIFIGINMKDAVRKARANLGETALIVSERIVDNGVEVVARKDSLENASIEDGVQEVSEASNDSEKSNYSEDIQKISRISDVLRWHRVPDALIDVFSSVNFEAMIARNIQFGSFSFSQAKRPLALVGTAGAGKSLSVAKLSSRLVLAGNPPLVITTDRERAGGIDQLATHTRRLGLPLIVANDKKTLQQAMAQRRNNQPVLIDTAPVDPYNENALAILMELELVTRSELCVVVPAGYDSEETADVAELFWNAGARMMIASRLDQVRRLGNIITAAACGLVMTEYGVSDNCHAGLEKMTARKLAALLIEKAEDYEKNR
- the hpf gene encoding ribosome hibernation-promoting factor, HPF/YfiA family; this translates as MHIHVSGKQIDLSDALKHRVTMHLGNIADRYFEQALEANVTFSKARSFFTCDINVHAGRGLTLRGEGEASDAHGAFDDAAEHIARRLRRYRRRVQTHSRASARIQRPEIGRSYILQPTDPQEPSRNTLENTPSEGPYATIIAEQPTEIAFLSVSEAVMRLDLADRNLLVFRNSVSRQINIIYRRDDGNIGWIEPNGPVN
- the rpoN gene encoding RNA polymerase factor sigma-54, whose protein sequence is MVTLPGLHLRQTHNLAMTPQLRLAIRLLQMTSAEMEALVEEELERNPFLVREETETPVTPTDSVSLSSNEAAAPEETSLDISFAEEAASGGFDDTYSEEGSPQDWRQRYGDGDQDIAAHMPTLSERLDEQLRLTPLFTEQQRVIGCALIEHLDAAGRLDCSLGTIAEEIGVSAATVENVRQSMMLFEPVGLFACSLRECLAAQLRSRNRLDPAMSILLDHLDKVACKDYRSLQQLCGVDEADFAEMISELHHLDPKPGFEALAANTSSRIADVFVQQAPDGQWSVRINEDTLPRLYLDQALLEKTRKSSPTSDRPFIQNQAHHASWLVRSIEQRTKTLLRVSLEIIKHQSDFLSSGASFMRPLTMKTVATETGLHESTISRITTGKYIATPQGLFELKYFFTRKISSLHISKEHSAEAVRYKIQKMISQETGTHILSDEEIVQNLRKEGIDIARRTVAKYRDALHIGNSVQRKREKAASA
- the lptB gene encoding LPS export ABC transporter ATP-binding protein, which translates into the protein MNSEDFMLDFVPASVDIGSGGPVLRDRKHGLFADGIGKSYKKREVVRNVSIEVHRGEAVGLLGPNGAGKTTSFYMIVGLVQPDTGNITLDGADITRLPMYRRARLGIGYLPQEASIFRGLNVEQNIMAALEVVEPDPDKRDAMLDGLLGEFGISHLRRSPSLALSGGERRRLEIARALASQPHYILLDEPLAGIDPIAVGEIRDLVSHLKDRGIGVLITDHNVRETLEVIDRAYIMHGGQVLMQGVPEEIVAHEDVRRVYLGESFSL
- a CDS encoding LptA/OstA family protein; translation: MVSLRTSSLLFTKQLWRSLALTGALAVSGTSLTILGTAPAFAQAIDLSHGGQITVTAVGGFDWDQNAQKVTAYNQAQAVRGDVTVTADKLIAYYRKKAASPDAQAPGAAPAATPGAPAATPATPATPATPATPATPATPATPPEADHPTAVNPGGAEDSPAPAKPADAPSGGPDSSGSNEIYRLEAIGNVHIFTQTDQAWGDKAIYDIDQATLVMTGHALKLTTPQDLLTARDTMEYYSQTRISIGRGNATVTTNEGKQIKADVLVGYSAPPSDAPAQPADSKKASGDPLANGSGKLEKVNAFGHVWVRTQTETITGDRGVYVPDTGIARIVGNVHITRGQNQLQGSAAVINMHTGVATMTEQPGARVSGLVVPNGDGNSNGGH
- the lptC gene encoding LPS export ABC transporter periplasmic protein LptC is translated as MPDDQTPHDPTQPKETGTGARVERQDFKRSATSVKRQREVIEAAIVTARKAPGQKELARRQATLKWAKWLLPSLALLLLGSIAIWPEIDRLMNANRAALTEVTRLKIESGNLEGAVYRSVDVHGRPYMITAKTAHQINEDRIDLINPAADTLSQGGEWLYLQSEQGVYMQHEQLLDLKDEVTLYRDDGLMMRGPIADVSMHDGVIASDSWVHAEGPFGVLDAKGYWLSQHEGIAQFRGPGRFILNDDRNGPHDKAS
- a CDS encoding KpsF/GutQ family sugar-phosphate isomerase gives rise to the protein MIASPSDRDPLGAARRTLAIETDGLAALARAMDVGDGLGAAFCQAVDQIAELEGRVVVTGIGKSGHIGRKIQATLSSTGTPAIFVHPVEASHGDLGMVALGDAVLALSNSGETAELADIVEHSRRFGLPLIAMTARPASTLARAADLVLLLPSVPEACPMGLAPTTSSLLQLALGDALAVALMERRGFTAGDFGVFHPGGSLGARLRSVNNLMRTGEALPLVSPDTVLRDVIVEMTRKALGCVGIIDAHNKLVGIITDGDLRGALDRDLATTPASEVMNPSPLTVSADMLGVEALRIMNDRPKPITSLFVLDDEQHPTGVLHIHDLLRAGVA
- a CDS encoding ribonuclease D, yielding MRDRISNDGPITLHRDDLPDDLDLGKCVAIDTETMGLRPYRDRLCLVQLSAGDGSAHLVQIVPTEPGGPPADCPNLKRLLSDPAVTKLMHFARFDVAILQHTLGITVAPVICTKIAARLVRTFTDRHGLAALCREMLGVEMSKHQQSSDWGAPDLTPEQLAYAASDVLHLHALWGKLEALLVRENRRDLAQACFDFLPARARLDLLGYDEPDIFSHRA